A window of the Trichoderma asperellum chromosome 4, complete sequence genome harbors these coding sequences:
- a CDS encoding uncharacterized protein (EggNog:ENOG41): protein MDTEEFHIDAKLKSFCNEASEEDIQALVAELHEDPRNDDEIELYIYLHFLHFQKSKDTKHLEKAIQLVEEWVAVTPSSHPDYNRRYSLLNTVTIRGHPCQAIKGDIEDMALEEPGREKPATDEISIQLEHLRERELSLYETFKQHGRLEDLEEAIETGELAMSIAGDSIPPLCLFPWRFCSAIDLR, encoded by the exons ATGGATACGGAAGAATTTCATATAGATGCAAAACTAAAGTCTTTCTGCAATGAAGCAAGCGAGGAAGATATCCAGGCCCTTGTTGCAGAATTGCATGAGGATCCTAGAAACGATGACGAGATCGAGCTTTACATCTACCTACACTTTCTGCACTTTCAAAAGTCGAAAGATACGAAACATCTTGAGAAAGCAATACAATTGGTGGAGGAATGGGTGGCGGTGACGCCTTCAAGCCATCCAGATTACAATCGGCGATACAGCCTTTTGAATACAGTAACTATTCGGGGCCACCCGTGTCAGGCCATAAAGGGAGATATTGAAGATATGGCTTTGGAAGAACC GGGTAGAGAAAAGCCCGCAACTGACGAGATTAGCATCCAACTTGAACATTTAAGGGAAAGAGAATTAAGCCTTTATGAGACTTTCAAGCAACACGGCCGCCTTGAAGATTTAGAAGAGGCTATTGAAACTGGAGAGCTGGCAATGAGTATAGCAGGCGATTCTATTCCCCCTTTATGTCTCTTTCCTTGGCGATTTTGTTCAGCGATCGATTTGAGATGA